From one Prochlorococcus marinus str. MIT 0912 genomic stretch:
- the psaK gene encoding photosystem I reaction center subunit PsaK — MLTTLLAAADPVTFQWSPKCAVVMIICNLLAYAIARSNIEKPNEGFPIPNSQFFGGLSHGSVVAANCLGHVLGIGSILGLAARGVL, encoded by the coding sequence ATGCTCACAACATTATTAGCAGCAGCTGATCCAGTGACTTTTCAGTGGTCTCCAAAATGTGCCGTTGTGATGATCATTTGCAATTTACTTGCTTATGCAATAGCAAGATCAAATATTGAAAAGCCAAACGAAGGGTTTCCAATTCCTAATTCGCAATTTTTTGGTGGTCTAAGTCATGGTTCTGTTGTAGCTGCAAACTGCTTAGGTCATGTATTGGGAATAGGATCAATATTG